Proteins from a genomic interval of Zingiber officinale cultivar Zhangliang chromosome 1B, Zo_v1.1, whole genome shotgun sequence:
- the LOC122046110 gene encoding primary amine oxidase-like — MAPTPLLLLLLLALTLVSAAVHPLDPLTAAEITSAINLIRASPLNSSAPLAFHYVGLDEPPKPAVLVWPRSAPPRRAFVIARAGRATHELRVDLGNGAGRVLSDTVRHGGSFPTFTPDEQDAASVLPFQYPPFAASVARRGIPLSDVLCTTFSAGWFGRAERWAGRRVIVVQCFVAAGTANFYARPVEGVTAVVDLDAMEIVEYEDRVDPPVPKAEGTDYRAAAQRPPFGPETKPATVVQPEGRGFEVDGHMIRWANWEFHLSFDARAGSVISLASVKDSEEGTFRLVLYRGHVSELFVPYMDPSAEWYFKTFFDAGEFGFGLSTAPLEPFTDCPANAEFIDVDVSGGDGSPVRIPNAICLFERYAGDVAWRHTEFGFPGEMITEVRPEVSLVVRWAAVVGNYDYVIDWEFKTSGSIKIGVALSGILEVKGTYYAHADELSGDAHGSLVARNTLGVYHDHFFTFRLDLDVDGANNSFVKSRMKPVRAAGGPRRSYWTVEKETARTESDGQVELGSTTELMVVNPNKKTRIGNEVGYRIISLGGAATSLLDDDDYPQRRARYTKKQVWVTPYDEAEKWAAGLYADESRGDDNLAAWSQRNREIENRDIVLWYTVGIHHLPCQEDFPVMPLLTGGFELRPTNFFESNPLIRRRPNKPATRLHCSLQ; from the exons ATGGCTCCCACTCcactgctcctcctcctcctcctcgctctcaccctcgtctCCGCCGCCGTTCACCCGCTCGATCCCCTCACCGCCGCTGAAATCACCTCCGCCATCAACCTCATCCGCGCTTCCCCTCTGAACTCCTCCGCTCCCCTCGCCTTCCACTACGTCGGCCTCGACGAGCCCCCCAAGCCAGCCGTCCTCGTGTGGCCCCGCTCAGCCCCGCCGCGTCGCGCCTTCGTCATCGCCCGCGCCGGCCGCGCCACCCACGAGCTCCGCGTCGACCTCGGCAACGGAGCCGGCCGCGTCCTCTCCGACACGGTCCGCCACGGCGGCAGTTTCCCCACCTTCACCCCCGACGAGCAGGATGCGGCCTCCGTCCTGCCGTTCCAGTACCCGCCGTTCGCCGCGTCGGTGGCGCGGCGGGGGATTCCTCTGTCCGATGTTCTCTGCACGACCTTCTCGGCGGGGTGGTTCGGACgcgcggagaggtgggcggggcgGAGGGTGATCGTGGTCCAGTGCTTCGTGGCGGCGGGGACGGCGAACTTCTACGCGCGGCCGGTGGAGGGGGTGACGGCGGTGGTTGACCTGGACGCGATGGAGATCGTGGAGTACGAGGACAGGGTCGACCCGCCGGTGCCGAAGGCAGAGGGGACCGATTACCGGGCGGCGGCACAGAGACCGCCGTTCGGGCCGGAGACAAAACCGGCCACGGTGGTGCAGCCGGAGGGAAGGGGGTTCGAAGTCGACGGGCACATGATAAGGTGGGCGAACTGGGAGTTTCACTTGAGCTTCGACGCCCGCGCCGGCTCCGTCATTTCTTTGGCGTCCGTCAAAGATTCCGAGGAGGGTACATTCCGGCTCGTCCTCTACCGTGGCCACGTCTCCGAGCTCTTCGTGCCGTACATGGACCCGTCGGCGGAGTGGTACTTCAAGACCTTCTTCGACGCCGGCGAGTTCGGCTTCGGCCTCTCCACGGCTCCGCTCGAGCCCTTCACCGACTGCCCTGCCAACGCCGAGTTCATTGACGTGGACGTCTCCGGCGGAGACGGGTCGCCGGTGAGGATCCCAAATGCGATTTGCCTCTTCGAGCGCTACGCGGGCGACGTCGCGTGGAGGCACACAGAGTTTGGGTTCCCCGGGGAAATG ATAACAGAGGTGAGGCCGGAGGTGAGCTTGGTGGTGCGGTGGGCGGCGGTGGTCGGCAACTACGACTACGTGATTGACTGGGAATTCAAAACCAGCGGCTCCATCAAAATTGGG GTGGCGCTGAGCGGAATCCTTGAAGTAAAAGGCACATACTACGCCCACGCCGACGAACTCTCCGGCGACGCACACGGCTCGCTCGTCGCCAGAAACACCCTCGGAGTCTACCACGACCACTTCTTCACCTTCCGGCTCGACCTCGACGTCGACGGTGCCAACAACTCGTTCGTGAAGTCCCGCATGAAGCCTGTGAGGGCGGCCGGCGGGCCGAGAAGGAGCTACTGGACGGTGGAGAAGGAGACGGCGAGGACGGAGTCCGATGGCCAGGTGGAGCTCGGCTCGACGACGGAGCTGATGGTGGTGAACCCGAACAAGAAGACGAGGATTGGGAATGAAGTTGGGTACAGGATTATTAGCCTCGGCGGAGCGGCGACGTCGCTGCTGGACGACGACGACTACCCGCAGCGGCGGGCGAGGTACACAAAGAAGCAAGTGTGGGTGACGCCGTACGACGAGGCGGAGAAGTGGGCGGCGGGTCTCTATGCGGACGAGAGCAGAGGAGATGATAACTTGGCGGCCTGGAGTCAGAG AAATCGGGAGATTGAGAACAGAGATATAGTGCTGTGGTACACAGTTGGGATTCATCACCTGCCATGCCAAGAAGACTTTCCGGTGATGCCTCTGTTGACCGGCGGCTTCGAGCTGCGGCCCACCAACTTCTTCGAGAGCAATCCGTTGATCCGGAGGAGGCCCAATAAGCCGGCGACTCGGCTCCATTGCTCCTTGCAGTAA